Proteins from one Thioflavicoccus mobilis 8321 genomic window:
- the leuC gene encoding 3-isopropylmalate dehydratase large subunit — protein sequence MGARTLYDKLWDEHVVRYDENGTALLYIDRQLVHEVTSPQAFEGLRLAARKPWRAAANLAVPDHNVPTSERVRGIVDSVARLQVETLDANCVEFGITELRMGDPRQGIVHVIGPEQGFTLPGMTIVCGDSHTATHGALGALAFGIGTSEVEHVLATQCLLQRKSKTMLVQLDGPVGPGVSAKDIVLAIIGQIGTAGGTDHVIEFAGEAIRDLSMEGRMTVCNMAIEAGARAGLIAVDEKTIEYVRGRPYAPSGASFDQAVAHWRTLVSDEGAGFDRVVTVSAAAIKPQVSWGTSPEMVVPVDARVPDPAAESDPVKATGMRLALEYMGLTAGTPIAEIRPDKVFIGSCTNGRIEDLRAAAAVAKGRRVADGIRQALVVPGSGLVKTQAEAEGLDKIFIEAGFEWRDPGCSMCLAMNADRLEPGERCASTSNRNFEGRQGPRGRTHLVSPAMAAAAAVTGHFVDVRDL from the coding sequence ATGGGGGCCAGGACCCTCTACGATAAACTGTGGGACGAGCATGTCGTGCGTTACGACGAAAATGGCACGGCGTTGCTCTATATCGATCGGCAACTGGTGCACGAGGTGACCTCGCCGCAGGCCTTCGAGGGTCTGCGCTTGGCGGCTCGCAAGCCGTGGCGGGCAGCGGCCAACTTGGCCGTGCCGGACCATAACGTGCCGACCAGTGAGCGTGTCCGAGGTATCGTGGATTCGGTCGCGCGGCTTCAGGTCGAGACGCTCGACGCCAACTGCGTGGAGTTCGGTATCACCGAGCTGCGCATGGGCGACCCGCGTCAAGGCATCGTTCATGTCATCGGGCCCGAACAGGGCTTTACGCTGCCAGGCATGACCATCGTCTGCGGCGACTCCCATACCGCGACGCACGGGGCCCTCGGCGCGCTGGCCTTCGGGATCGGTACCTCCGAGGTCGAGCACGTTCTGGCAACTCAATGTCTGCTCCAGCGCAAGTCCAAGACCATGCTGGTCCAGCTTGACGGTCCGGTTGGTCCCGGCGTCAGCGCCAAGGACATCGTGCTTGCGATCATCGGCCAGATCGGCACCGCCGGCGGTACCGACCATGTCATCGAGTTCGCCGGCGAGGCGATCCGCGACCTGTCGATGGAAGGTCGGATGACGGTCTGCAACATGGCGATCGAGGCGGGGGCCCGAGCGGGCTTGATCGCCGTCGACGAGAAGACGATCGAGTACGTCCGCGGTCGTCCCTATGCCCCAAGCGGAGCGTCGTTCGACCAGGCCGTGGCCCATTGGCGCACGCTGGTCAGCGACGAGGGGGCCGGCTTCGATCGGGTCGTGACCGTCTCGGCCGCGGCGATCAAGCCGCAGGTCTCCTGGGGGACTTCGCCGGAGATGGTCGTGCCGGTCGATGCGCGGGTGCCGGATCCCGCCGCCGAGTCCGATCCCGTCAAGGCGACGGGGATGCGTTTGGCTCTGGAGTACATGGGCTTGACGGCCGGGACGCCGATCGCCGAGATCCGCCCCGACAAGGTCTTCATCGGCTCCTGCACCAACGGGCGCATCGAGGACCTGCGCGCCGCGGCGGCCGTGGCCAAGGGCCGGCGTGTCGCCGACGGTATCCGGCAAGCCCTGGTCGTGCCGGGGTCGGGATTGGTCAAGACCCAGGCCGAGGCCGAGGGGCTGGACAAGATCTTCATCGAGGCGGGTTTCGAGTGGCGTGATCCCGGTTGTTCGATGTGCCTGGCGATGAACGCCGATCGCCTCGAACCCGGTGAACGTTGCGCTTCGACCTCGAACCGCAACTTCGAAGGCCGCCAGGGCCCGCGCGGGCGCACCCACCTGGTCAGCCCGGCGATGGCCGCTGCCGCGGCGGTGACCGGGCACTTCGTCGACGTGAGGGACCTTTGA
- the rpsT gene encoding 30S ribosomal protein S20 yields the protein MANSPQARKRARQAEKHRQHNAARRSMMRTYIKKVIKLIQAGDKEGATQAYAEAVPVIDRAANKGLIHANKAARHKSRLNAHLKSMG from the coding sequence TTGGCCAACTCACCCCAAGCGCGGAAGCGCGCTCGTCAAGCCGAGAAACACCGCCAGCATAACGCTGCGCGTCGCAGCATGATGCGCACCTATATAAAGAAAGTGATCAAGCTGATCCAGGCCGGAGACAAGGAGGGTGCGACCCAGGCGTACGCCGAGGCCGTTCCGGTGATCGATCGAGCGGCGAACAAAGGATTGATCCACGCGAACAAGGCGGCGCGGCACAAGAGCCGTCTGAATGCCCACCTGAAGTCGATGGGCTGA
- the tnpA gene encoding IS200/IS605 family transposase has protein sequence MDEFESLSHTTWDCKYHIVFIPKCRRKVLYRQLLQHLGGVFHRLARQRDSRIEEGHLMPDHVHMLIAIPPKHAVSQAIGYIKGKSAIHLARVYGERKRNFVGQHFWPRGFFASTVGRDEATVRAYIQHQEREDRRLEQLNLWS, from the coding sequence ATGGACGAGTTCGAAAGCCTAAGCCACACCACGTGGGACTGCAAATATCACATTGTTTTCATTCCAAAGTGCCGGCGTAAGGTGTTGTATCGGCAACTGCTGCAGCACCTTGGAGGGGTCTTTCACCGGTTGGCGCGGCAGCGGGACAGTCGGATCGAAGAAGGGCATTTGATGCCGGATCATGTGCACATGCTGATCGCGATCCCGCCGAAACATGCCGTGTCCCAGGCGATTGGCTACATCAAGGGCAAGAGTGCGATTCACCTGGCGCGGGTCTATGGCGAACGCAAGCGCAATTTCGTCGGCCAGCATTTCTGGCCCCGTGGCTTCTTCGCCTCGACCGTGGGTCGTGACGAAGCAACGGTCCGCGCGTACATCCAGCACCAGGAACGCGAAGACCGGCGACTCGAGCAGCTGAATCTCTGGAGCTGA
- a CDS encoding tetratricopeptide repeat protein: protein MNKLLRFFVALLGIVVIWRILATGIASHYAARVAEGDDQALERALAWAPNQPLAVLADAIDLVRTDPVSARERLQEAYSYDPTNPRPLVILARFALGDGQIEQADALMESAFKLAPAEPNNLEQIGVYWATRGELKKAVSYWSLTLEADPARSKQIFPILMDVVEDPRRRAVIRPLALSPPSWWDRFFAEVAQRALDVETVRALYGLRREAVAAPVSTVERTAYVSRLQREGIVTEAYLVWVNGLTPEERRYLGLLYDGGFELEPSQWGFGWVVLRASGVDVENATTYGVQGARALHVRFVDRKQRFRHLFQRLFLDPGNYRLTGRVRPEALDTLGGLRWQVNCLLPETAKLGESERFLGASDWRSFAFDFVVPEGCVYQEVRLVSTGRRSFEHRMNGAVWFDALGIRKIREVSAAARASKARSDPSAGDLVHENHVGMPAIDSAPTDGSEEGDE from the coding sequence TTGAACAAGCTGTTGCGGTTCTTTGTGGCTTTGCTGGGGATCGTCGTTATTTGGCGTATCCTTGCGACGGGTATCGCGAGTCATTACGCAGCACGCGTGGCTGAGGGAGACGACCAGGCGCTTGAGAGGGCGCTCGCGTGGGCGCCCAATCAGCCGCTTGCTGTGCTGGCGGATGCGATTGACCTGGTTCGGACGGACCCGGTGTCGGCGAGGGAGCGCTTGCAGGAGGCGTACAGCTACGATCCGACCAATCCACGGCCTTTGGTCATACTGGCGAGATTCGCCTTGGGCGATGGGCAGATCGAGCAGGCTGATGCCTTGATGGAATCGGCCTTTAAGCTTGCGCCGGCAGAACCCAATAACCTCGAACAGATTGGCGTCTATTGGGCGACCCGCGGAGAACTGAAAAAGGCTGTGTCCTACTGGTCTCTGACGTTGGAGGCCGACCCGGCACGCTCGAAACAGATCTTTCCGATCCTTATGGACGTGGTCGAGGATCCACGCAGGCGAGCGGTGATTCGTCCACTGGCTTTGTCGCCCCCGTCGTGGTGGGACCGTTTTTTTGCCGAGGTTGCTCAGCGTGCGCTTGATGTCGAGACGGTGCGTGCGCTGTATGGGCTGCGGCGGGAAGCTGTGGCGGCCCCTGTGAGCACGGTGGAGCGTACTGCCTACGTCTCACGGTTGCAGAGAGAGGGCATCGTAACCGAGGCGTATTTGGTTTGGGTAAATGGGCTGACTCCGGAAGAGCGTCGGTACCTGGGATTGCTCTATGACGGAGGTTTCGAGTTGGAGCCGAGCCAATGGGGTTTCGGCTGGGTGGTTTTGCGTGCATCCGGAGTTGATGTTGAAAATGCGACGACTTACGGTGTTCAAGGCGCGCGCGCCCTTCACGTTCGGTTCGTGGATCGGAAGCAGCGGTTTCGGCATCTTTTCCAACGGTTGTTCCTCGATCCGGGAAACTATCGCCTGACAGGAAGGGTGCGTCCGGAAGCCTTGGATACTTTGGGGGGCTTGCGCTGGCAGGTAAATTGCCTATTGCCTGAGACTGCAAAATTGGGAGAGAGCGAGCGCTTTTTGGGTGCTAGCGATTGGCGTTCGTTCGCTTTCGATTTCGTGGTACCAGAGGGTTGTGTTTATCAGGAAGTTCGCCTGGTGTCGACTGGGCGCAGGTCGTTCGAACATCGGATGAATGGCGCTGTGTGGTTCGATGCTCTTGGTATACGGAAAATAAGAGAGGTAAGCGCGGCCGCTCGTGCCAGTAAAGCGCGTAGCGATCCGTCGGCTGGAGATTTGGTGCACGAGAACCATGTGGGTATGCCGGCTATTGATAGTGCTCCCACCGACGGCTCCGAGGAAGGCGATGAGTAA
- a CDS encoding DnaJ domain-containing protein, protein MPMIPGLLLLAIDFNRSPLRYALLGDSAYSLPCSFGELLREMGAALARPRVDDTARHVGLTSMEVQEIARFFLRHVLLISGADHYRVLGVSRDADAEIIREHYHLLIRLFHPDRIVGEEGLEEVESARLNVAYHILRDAERRAHYDAELAASGLNEKFGELTREAFVPNYCVATAVGDWGGRRTRSQGVRIARMVGGGVLGVVVTFALALLVLPARPVLRIPLDRVPQPAPLPAYLGGGVTEGRGLVDGRVATGNRVPKVGDGGGRLTGSGVQSAEDRTTDAQARPEKGQAALGLERNSTKVSGVTSFDEVADGARVPTLGATAGALDGSSLPAGSAETDKELRLRSDEAVRYAPELSAMRVDQGSSVSVSQEGAGMTFRMRSASRRDAVHQKREITHEQSAGTAVNRGVQPKNGLGASRGSSVSSKRDGSRQDDQLVSSDSRSRSGAQGTGLVSNAFLGNANSEKIISDFEAAYEAGNVGQLAGLFALDAVINEGAGRTFIRAHYADFFRQVPQRSLVFGAMHWFVTAQDLVVAEGSVHVGAKARGAADWRRASGTIRFELASSGDGYRIQKMIYDLGSK, encoded by the coding sequence ATGCCGATGATTCCAGGTCTGCTTTTGTTGGCGATTGATTTCAATCGATCGCCGCTTCGCTATGCGTTGCTTGGGGATTCTGCATATAGTCTACCGTGTTCTTTTGGGGAGCTTCTGCGCGAGATGGGCGCAGCGTTAGCGCGGCCGCGCGTCGATGATACTGCGCGCCACGTTGGTTTGACTTCTATGGAGGTGCAAGAGATTGCGCGCTTTTTTTTGCGCCACGTCTTGTTGATTTCGGGGGCCGACCATTATCGGGTTCTTGGTGTTTCGCGAGATGCGGACGCGGAGATTATACGCGAGCACTACCATCTCTTGATTCGTTTATTTCATCCTGATCGCATTGTCGGGGAGGAAGGACTTGAGGAGGTAGAATCAGCACGGCTCAATGTCGCCTATCATATCCTGCGTGACGCGGAAAGACGCGCTCATTATGACGCCGAATTGGCGGCTAGTGGTCTAAATGAGAAGTTTGGCGAATTGACAAGGGAGGCGTTCGTTCCCAATTATTGTGTGGCGACTGCAGTTGGCGATTGGGGGGGCAGGCGTACGCGCTCGCAAGGTGTCAGGATTGCTCGCATGGTCGGTGGCGGCGTGCTTGGGGTGGTTGTCACATTCGCCCTCGCATTACTTGTTCTTCCGGCGAGACCGGTATTGCGAATACCACTTGACCGTGTGCCGCAACCTGCGCCCCTGCCGGCTTACCTCGGGGGCGGGGTAACGGAGGGGCGCGGCCTCGTGGACGGAAGGGTTGCTACAGGGAACCGTGTACCGAAAGTGGGGGATGGAGGTGGGCGCCTCACGGGGTCGGGTGTTCAATCCGCGGAGGATCGTACAACCGACGCTCAGGCGCGACCGGAAAAGGGCCAGGCGGCGTTGGGTCTGGAGCGCAATAGCACAAAGGTTTCTGGTGTCACGTCATTCGATGAAGTCGCTGATGGCGCGAGGGTTCCTACGCTCGGGGCGACGGCTGGTGCCCTTGACGGTTCATCGTTACCGGCAGGTTCTGCGGAGACGGACAAAGAACTGCGGTTGCGCAGCGACGAGGCAGTTCGTTACGCTCCAGAATTGTCGGCTATGCGTGTTGATCAGGGAAGTTCGGTCAGCGTTTCGCAGGAGGGGGCCGGCATGACTTTTCGGATGCGGTCGGCGAGTCGTCGTGACGCCGTGCATCAAAAGCGCGAGATAACTCACGAACAGTCGGCAGGCACGGCGGTTAATCGTGGCGTCCAACCGAAGAATGGATTGGGTGCTTCGCGAGGGAGCTCGGTGAGTTCGAAAAGGGATGGCAGCCGCCAAGATGATCAACTTGTTTCAAGCGACAGTCGCTCTCGATCCGGTGCTCAAGGCACGGGGCTCGTTTCGAACGCATTTCTTGGGAATGCGAATTCAGAGAAGATCATAAGTGATTTTGAGGCTGCCTATGAAGCGGGTAACGTGGGGCAGTTGGCTGGCCTTTTTGCGCTGGATGCCGTCATTAATGAAGGGGCAGGCCGGACCTTTATTCGTGCACACTATGCGGATTTTTTTCGTCAGGTGCCTCAGCGTTCGTTGGTTTTTGGTGCAATGCACTGGTTCGTTACAGCGCAGGACTTAGTGGTAGCGGAGGGTTCAGTGCATGTTGGCGCGAAGGCGCGAGGCGCTGCTGATTGGCGTCGGGCTTCTGGTACCATTCGTTTTGAATTGGCGTCCAGCGGTGACGGATATAGGATCCAGAAGATGATTTATGATCTTGGTTCCAAATAG
- a CDS encoding GumC family protein: MSDPVCFPGGQMPNGTLERVEESSLARRVDDIRLGSRLDLDDEDTIDLREYWNIIVRRRWTIFIFLVGVIVITMIATFSSTPIYRGNLLMQIDREEGKVLEYQNTIQESGRPSNDFYQTQYELLRSRSLARRVIDQIGLKVVDENASNSGFFGGLRDDFRGWVSGLFGDDAGRDSAGDDEATPAREGALLSHLTIEPVRNSRLVKIHYESSDPIEAAAVANAVADNFINMNLERRFDASAYAKSFLEERLQQVRANLEDSEQRLIAYAKDREIVNLDDRLSILLQQLREINTELTRAQAERIEAEAEYSALMKEGNVANSSRVLDSSVIQELKKRKTELEGEYQEGLRVYKPGYPAMQQLQSQIADVKQSIQHETNSVAESIKAAYQAKIRQEAALTVRLQEAKDEVLALQDRSTDYQTLKREVETNRELYDGLLQRMKEIGVVAGIGTNNVFIIDRAQVPRSPFKPNLKKNLALAIALGLFGGVGLAFLFETLDDTVKTGADVEMRIGAPVLGVFPLAAEGPNKLERQTLALQVFRDPKSHLAESARSLRTSLVFATSEGAPKLMHFTSASPGDGKTTAAVSTAIAFAQAGGKVLIIDGDLRNPSIQKIFALEGGVGLTHYLTSDVAPVDIAQATSIPRLFAITSGSATPNPVELLSGPKMLDLLRLAVERFDYVLLDGPPVIGLADALVLANLARATVFVVHPGGTRKGALDSAVKRLGAANAKVIGGVLQKVGRSSSGYGYGYGYDYAYHYDYGYGKQITEVPAHQKERS, translated from the coding sequence ATGAGCGATCCGGTTTGTTTCCCAGGGGGGCAGATGCCAAATGGTACTTTGGAGCGAGTAGAGGAGTCTTCACTTGCTCGCCGTGTCGACGATATCAGGCTCGGTTCTAGGCTAGATTTGGACGACGAAGACACCATCGATCTGCGCGAATACTGGAACATTATCGTCCGTCGCCGTTGGACGATATTCATTTTCTTGGTTGGTGTGATCGTGATCACCATGATCGCGACCTTCTCGTCTACGCCGATCTACCGTGGCAACCTGTTAATGCAGATCGATCGAGAAGAGGGGAAAGTCCTTGAGTATCAGAATACTATACAAGAGAGCGGGCGGCCCTCGAATGATTTCTATCAGACGCAGTACGAACTTCTTAGAAGCCGTAGCCTGGCCCGTAGAGTGATTGATCAAATCGGTCTGAAAGTAGTCGACGAAAACGCTAGTAATTCAGGCTTCTTTGGCGGCCTCCGGGACGATTTTCGCGGCTGGGTTTCGGGTTTATTTGGTGATGATGCGGGGAGGGATTCTGCCGGCGACGATGAAGCCACTCCAGCTCGCGAGGGGGCGCTTCTCAGCCACTTGACAATCGAGCCCGTAAGGAATTCGCGTCTTGTAAAAATTCATTATGAAAGTTCGGATCCAATCGAAGCGGCTGCCGTGGCCAATGCCGTAGCGGACAACTTCATAAACATGAATTTAGAGCGGCGTTTCGATGCATCGGCGTATGCGAAAAGCTTCCTAGAGGAACGGCTGCAACAAGTGCGGGCTAATTTAGAGGACTCCGAGCAGCGCCTTATCGCCTATGCCAAAGATCGTGAGATTGTAAATCTAGATGATCGGCTCTCGATATTGCTGCAGCAGTTGCGCGAGATCAATACCGAGTTGACGAGAGCGCAGGCTGAGCGAATTGAGGCGGAGGCAGAATATAGCGCGTTGATGAAGGAGGGTAATGTTGCCAATTCGTCGAGAGTTCTCGACAGCAGCGTCATCCAAGAATTGAAAAAGCGAAAGACGGAATTAGAGGGCGAGTACCAGGAGGGGCTTAGGGTCTACAAGCCAGGATATCCTGCGATGCAGCAGCTGCAAAGTCAGATTGCGGATGTGAAGCAGTCCATACAGCATGAGACGAATTCGGTTGCGGAATCGATTAAGGCGGCATATCAGGCGAAGATTCGGCAGGAGGCGGCGTTGACGGTGCGGTTGCAGGAGGCCAAGGACGAGGTGCTTGCGTTGCAGGATCGCAGCACCGACTACCAGACGCTGAAGCGTGAAGTGGAGACGAATCGTGAACTTTACGATGGATTGTTACAGCGAATGAAGGAAATTGGCGTGGTTGCGGGAATTGGCACAAATAACGTTTTTATCATCGATCGTGCTCAGGTACCACGTAGTCCGTTCAAGCCGAATCTCAAAAAGAACTTGGCTTTAGCTATCGCCTTGGGACTTTTCGGTGGCGTCGGACTCGCGTTCTTGTTCGAGACGCTGGACGATACGGTCAAGACGGGTGCTGACGTAGAGATGCGTATTGGGGCGCCAGTGCTCGGAGTGTTTCCACTTGCAGCCGAAGGGCCCAACAAGCTTGAACGTCAGACACTAGCTTTGCAGGTGTTTAGAGATCCGAAAAGCCATCTTGCGGAATCGGCTAGGTCGTTGCGTACATCTTTGGTATTTGCTACTTCAGAGGGTGCGCCGAAATTGATGCACTTTACTAGTGCAAGCCCCGGTGACGGTAAGACGACGGCTGCGGTCAGCACGGCGATTGCCTTTGCGCAGGCCGGTGGGAAAGTCTTGATCATTGATGGCGATCTGCGCAATCCGTCGATTCAAAAAATCTTCGCGTTGGAGGGCGGCGTGGGCTTGACGCATTATCTAACGAGCGATGTAGCGCCTGTGGATATCGCTCAAGCGACATCGATTCCCCGATTGTTCGCAATTACGAGTGGCTCGGCGACACCCAACCCAGTGGAACTGCTGTCCGGTCCTAAGATGCTGGACCTTTTACGTTTGGCTGTCGAGCGCTTTGATTATGTGTTGTTGGACGGTCCACCTGTTATCGGTTTGGCAGATGCCTTGGTCTTGGCCAATCTTGCGCGGGCAACGGTTTTTGTGGTTCACCCAGGCGGCACGCGAAAAGGTGCCCTTGACAGTGCGGTGAAGCGGTTGGGTGCAGCCAATGCCAAGGTCATCGGCGGTGTACTGCAGAAGGTCGGCCGGTCAAGTTCGGGCTACGGGTATGGGTACGGGTACGATTATGCGTATCATTACGACTACGGATATGGTAAGCAGATCACGGAAGTCCCGGCACATCAAAAGGAGCGCAGTTAG